Genomic segment of Pleurocapsa minor HA4230-MV1:
CTTTTCTGATTCTTCTACCAGAGGGAAAATAATATAAGCCTGTCTACCCTGAGCAATTTCACGACGAATGAGATCGTAGATTTTTTTGCGATCCTTGCCCTGTTTCATCATGGTATCAATCTTCTGTCTACCAGGAGGTAATTCATCAATCTGACTAACGTCCAGATCTCCGTGGAGGGTTAAAGCCAAAGTTCGGGGAATCGGTGTCGCCGTCATAGTCAAAACATGGGGAGATTTGCCCTTATTTAAAAGACGCGCTCTTTGCTGCACTCCGAAACGATGTTGTTCATCAATTACCGCCAAGCCAAGCTGATTAAATTTAACAGGATCTTGGATTAAGGCGTGAGTACCCACCAATAAAGGCAATTCGCCATTTTGCAGTTGGGAATGAATCTCGCGACGTTTAGCGGTTTTAGTCGAACCTGTAAGCAACTCTACTGGCAGATGTAAAAGATTAAACCAAGCTACTAATTTACGATAATGCTGTTCCGCCAGGACTTCTGTTGGTGCCATTAATGCAGCCTGATAACCTGATTGAATTGCCGCCAAGATCGCATATACTGCCACAATAGTTTTGCCTGAACCGACATCTCCCTGCACTAAACGATTCATCGGCGTATCAGAATTGGCTAAATCCTCGAATATTTCTTGAACAACTCGCTGTTGAGCATTAGTAAGAACAAAAGGTAAGATGCGATTAAACTGCTCAATTAATTCCCCTTGAGGAACAAAGCTGGCACCCGATTGATTTTGCTTGAGTTGCTGACGACGCTGGAGAAAGCCAAGCTGGAGATAGAAAAATTCATCAAATACTAGTCTCCGTCGAGCATGGGCAAGTTCTTCGCTATTTTCAGGATAATGGAGCCAGGCGATCGCATTTTTTAATTTAATTAAGCCATAGAGATTTCGCAATTCACTCGGCAAAGGATCGGGTAATTGAGCAGCAGCAGGTAATGCAGCAATCACCGATTTTCTCACAGTATCGGCGGGAACTCCTTCGGTTAAGGGATAGACAGGCAGCAGCCGACCAATTTTAATTGATTCAATACTCGCCCCTGCGCCGTCTAAAACTTCAATTTCGGGCTTATCTAAGGTAATGCCGTATTTGTTCTGTTTAACTAATCCTGATGCTGCCACAATCGAACCGACAGGATACTGATTTTTATATCTTTCTTGAGAACCCCGATTACTAAATCTCGCCCCCGTTAAAAAGCGATTCAGCTTTAATCTACCCGTAGCATCACTCAAGATTAACTCGAAGATCGTCAGTTGCTTATTTCTGGGACTGCTAAAACACTTACAGCTTCTCACTGTGCCAATTACCGTTACCGTCTCTCCAGCTTCCAGATGCGTAATCTGCACCTGTCGGGCATAGTCTAGATGATCGCGGGGATAGTAAAACAGGAGATCCCGCACAGTATATAATCCCAAACGCTCTAGATAGTTACTCCTACGCCCAATATCAATTACCTGACTTAAAGGCTGATCTAAACTAATTTCCTGTGCGGCGGCTTTTGGGTATGAATCTTCACACCCAAAACGCGCCGCCTTAAAATAAGTCTTTGCTTTAGGGCTACTTAAAGCTGCGGTGCGGGGAGTTTTCGGCGGGGGTGGAGTATTAGGAGTTTCGGCGATCGCTTTTTGCTGTTGCAGAAAATTACGGGTACTAATCACCAACTGCTTTCTTTGAGTCGAACTTAATTCACTATAACTAGCAAACTTCTGAGCAATATCATGCCACTGAAGCTTATCCCCCGTAGCAATATGTCTCGGTGGCTTACCCAAACTCAAGCAGAGAAACTCACTAAAGCGAAATTGATTGCCCACCAAATCTGCATATCCTCTTTCCGCCTCTACAGATAATGCCTTTTGCAACCTCACCCAATCTAGCTCACTCATGCCCAATCTTTAGCTATTAGTAATTGATATTTTAAATACTATTGGTAGGCTTGCACAGACAAAATTGTCGAATCCTGGCAGACGCTATCTTTTTGTTATGCTGTTGGCGATCGCTTTTACTTAAATGCTTTCACATACAGGTTAATCGATTCTTGCCAGACTCCTCGATCTGCAATTAGCCGTTCAACAGCTTTTTTATATTCAGCTTGTAACAATTTCCTTTCCGCTTCTGACAAATTTAGTAAAGGATTGCCTCTAGGATAAAATTCTTTTTCTATCTGTGTAAAGCCATAATTATCGTTTATTCTTTCTCTACGAAAAAGATGTTGTTCAATTTCAATATTTTGAAAACCAGAATTTTGTAAAAGTTTAGTACATTTTTCTGGAGTCCACAGATGTCTGATAATATGAGGCAAATCGATTCCGAACAAATCCTTACAGACTATAATTCTTACTTCTGATAAATGAGAACCTTTATCGGAGGAAGTAAAAGCCAAACACCCTCCAGGTTTTAGCCATCGATAGCACTTATTAAGCAGCGCGGGAATATCGCTAATAAATACTAGTGCCGAGCAACAGAAAATAAGATCGAATTTCTCATTATTAAAATCAATTAACTCTACATCTGCTTCAATTAATTCTAGATTTTTTAGATCTTCAGCTTTAATTTTAGCTTTTGCTTGAGCTAACATTTTTGTTGACATATCAACACCAATTACTGACCCTTTTGGTGCGACTACTTTTGCCACAGGGATTGCTACTAAACCAGTACCAGTAGCCAGATCGAGGATTGTTTGACCTGGTTGTACTTGAACAAAGTCTAATAATCTTTTAGCGTTTTCAGGATGACCTTTTCCTTCATAATCATAAGTGGTTCTACTATTAAAAAAATCAATTACTTGTTGCTTATATTTAGTCATTTTGACAAATCACTTTTTTTACAAACCTCCAGCAACATCAATAAACGAACCAGTCGTGTAGGCTGCTTGATCCGACAATAACCACAAAACTGCTTGGGCTACTTCGATCACCTGTCCTCCTCGCTTCATAGGAATCAATTCCTTGAGTCGCTCAACGCGATCTGGTTCTCCGCCACTGGCATGAATATCAGTGTAAATTAGACCTGGACGAACAGCATTTACCCGAATTCCCTCCTGAGCAACTTCCTTCGCCAGTCCAATGGTCATGGTATCGATCGCTCCTTTAGAAGCAGCATAATCTATGTAGTTGTTGGGAGAGCCAGTCCGAGCAGCTCCTGATGAGATATTTACAATTGCGCCTCCAGCACCTCCATGCAAGGTAGACATTCGCTTGATACCCTCTCTGGCACATAAAAAGCTGCCGATGATATTCGTCTCAAAAACTCGTTTTAAGCGCTTGGCAGTCATAAATTCCAGTTTCATTTGTGGCTCTAGAATTCCTGCGTTGTTAACCAAAGCTGTTACTCTACCTAATTGCTCGTCCGTCTGGTTAAATAGATTGATTACATCATTCTCAGAGGCCACATCTGCCGCAATGGCGATCGCTCTACCACCGAGTTGTTCAATAGAA
This window contains:
- the recG gene encoding ATP-dependent DNA helicase RecG produces the protein MSELDWVRLQKALSVEAERGYADLVGNQFRFSEFLCLSLGKPPRHIATGDKLQWHDIAQKFASYSELSSTQRKQLVISTRNFLQQQKAIAETPNTPPPPKTPRTAALSSPKAKTYFKAARFGCEDSYPKAAAQEISLDQPLSQVIDIGRRSNYLERLGLYTVRDLLFYYPRDHLDYARQVQITHLEAGETVTVIGTVRSCKCFSSPRNKQLTIFELILSDATGRLKLNRFLTGARFSNRGSQERYKNQYPVGSIVAASGLVKQNKYGITLDKPEIEVLDGAGASIESIKIGRLLPVYPLTEGVPADTVRKSVIAALPAAAQLPDPLPSELRNLYGLIKLKNAIAWLHYPENSEELAHARRRLVFDEFFYLQLGFLQRRQQLKQNQSGASFVPQGELIEQFNRILPFVLTNAQQRVVQEIFEDLANSDTPMNRLVQGDVGSGKTIVAVYAILAAIQSGYQAALMAPTEVLAEQHYRKLVAWFNLLHLPVELLTGSTKTAKRREIHSQLQNGELPLLVGTHALIQDPVKFNQLGLAVIDEQHRFGVQQRARLLNKGKSPHVLTMTATPIPRTLALTLHGDLDVSQIDELPPGRQKIDTMMKQGKDRKKIYDLIRREIAQGRQAYIIFPLVEESEKLDLKAATEEHQRLSEVIFPEFSIALLHGRMSSADKDIALTSFRDNKCQIIVSTTVIEVGVDVPNATVMVIEHAERFGLSQLHQLRGRVGRGNSKSYCFLMSSTKNIEARQRLAVLEESQDGFFISEADMRFRGPGAVLGTRQSGLPDFALASLVEDQEVLNLAREAAEKIIAADQLLVNSPSLKQELEIRYRRLMGGDILN
- a CDS encoding methyltransferase domain-containing protein, yielding MTKYKQQVIDFFNSRTTYDYEGKGHPENAKRLLDFVQVQPGQTILDLATGTGLVAIPVAKVVAPKGSVIGVDMSTKMLAQAKAKIKAEDLKNLELIEADVELIDFNNEKFDLIFCCSALVFISDIPALLNKCYRWLKPGGCLAFTSSDKGSHLSEVRIIVCKDLFGIDLPHIIRHLWTPEKCTKLLQNSGFQNIEIEQHLFRRERINDNYGFTQIEKEFYPRGNPLLNLSEAERKLLQAEYKKAVERLIADRGVWQESINLYVKAFK
- a CDS encoding SDR family oxidoreductase, whose product is MNKVIIITGGSRGIGAATASLAAKKGYAVCLTYLHNQEAANKIVNSIEQLGGRAIAIAADVASENDVINLFNQTDEQLGRVTALVNNAGILEPQMKLEFMTAKRLKRVFETNIIGSFLCAREGIKRMSTLHGGAGGAIVNISSGAARTGSPNNYIDYAASKGAIDTMTIGLAKEVAQEGIRVNAVRPGLIYTDIHASGGEPDRVERLKELIPMKRGGQVIEVAQAVLWLLSDQAAYTTGSFIDVAGGL